The Aggregatilinea lenta genome includes a region encoding these proteins:
- a CDS encoding FAD-dependent oxidoreductase codes for MNKPILVVVDKHETSLPFVEQELRKRYSADYEVICGPSAEAALSMLQALKDEDRQVALLFTDQSLPEMTGIEFLNRAHNLHPNAKRILLVGLNAWENRETILQAITFGKIDSYLWKPTGPLDERFHSQIAELLEAWRHLNLPRLDFVKMIGERWSARTHEFRALLDSYDAPYRFYDAYSEEGRALLEEVQLSSGPFPVAIVGDGASRRILTNPSNEAFGRVMGVSGDIQGGDYDLAIIGAGPAGLSAAVYAASEGLRTIVVERGAIGGQAGTSALIRNYLGFPLGVSGFELARRAQDQAWLFGAEFATFREVRGLCSDRDKRILNLSSGEEIVTRSVILAMGATYRRLGIPDLESLVGAGVFYGGAVTEAQAMRGRRVFVAGAGNSAGQAAIYLAKFADSVTLLVRGSSLATSMSDYLITQIGATSNIEVSLNTHIVSGHGTPFLEHLVLQTTPSGETRTVAAAALFIFIGAQPHTDWLPPTILRNGPGFILTGTDLINDGRLPETWQLARTPFVLETSMPGVFAVGDVRHGSVKRVASAVGAGSIAIQYIQEYLGQPF; via the coding sequence ATGAACAAACCGATTTTAGTAGTCGTTGACAAACACGAAACATCGCTGCCCTTTGTTGAGCAGGAACTGCGTAAGCGCTACAGCGCGGATTACGAGGTCATCTGCGGCCCCTCGGCGGAGGCCGCGCTGTCAATGTTGCAAGCGCTCAAGGACGAAGATCGGCAGGTGGCGCTGCTCTTCACTGATCAATCGTTGCCGGAAATGACCGGGATCGAATTTCTGAATCGAGCGCATAACCTCCATCCGAACGCGAAACGTATCTTGCTGGTCGGATTGAATGCTTGGGAAAACCGTGAAACGATTTTACAGGCGATTACCTTTGGGAAGATAGACAGCTATCTGTGGAAGCCAACAGGTCCATTGGACGAGCGATTTCACAGCCAGATCGCTGAACTTCTGGAAGCATGGCGGCATCTGAACTTGCCTCGCCTCGATTTCGTCAAGATGATTGGCGAGCGTTGGTCAGCACGCACTCACGAATTCAGGGCACTGCTGGATAGTTATGATGCTCCCTACCGATTTTATGATGCCTATTCAGAGGAAGGGCGGGCGCTCCTGGAAGAGGTTCAACTGTCCAGTGGTCCGTTCCCGGTGGCGATTGTGGGCGATGGCGCGTCGCGCCGTATTCTCACCAACCCATCGAACGAGGCATTTGGGCGCGTCATGGGCGTTAGCGGCGATATTCAGGGCGGAGACTATGACCTGGCGATCATCGGCGCTGGACCGGCAGGACTTTCCGCAGCAGTCTACGCGGCATCCGAGGGTCTACGAACGATTGTCGTCGAGCGCGGGGCGATAGGCGGGCAAGCGGGCACGAGTGCGCTTATTCGCAATTATCTCGGTTTTCCGTTGGGTGTCAGTGGTTTTGAACTGGCTAGGCGTGCCCAGGATCAAGCCTGGTTGTTTGGTGCAGAGTTTGCCACATTCCGCGAGGTGAGAGGACTCTGCTCCGATCGCGACAAGCGCATCCTCAACCTCTCCAGTGGAGAAGAAATCGTCACCCGTTCGGTGATTCTGGCGATGGGCGCGACTTATCGGAGACTTGGGATTCCCGACCTCGAATCCCTGGTCGGTGCAGGCGTTTTCTATGGCGGTGCAGTCACTGAAGCCCAGGCGATGCGTGGGCGGCGGGTATTTGTTGCCGGCGCTGGGAACTCCGCAGGACAGGCGGCTATCTATCTGGCAAAGTTCGCTGACAGTGTAACGCTGTTAGTACGCGGGTCTTCCCTCGCCACCAGTATGTCCGACTATCTCATCACGCAGATTGGCGCGACCAGCAACATTGAGGTGTCTTTGAATACGCACATCGTCAGTGGTCATGGAACACCATTCCTCGAACATCTCGTGTTACAGACCACTCCTTCGGGAGAGACTCGAACGGTTGCGGCGGCAGCATTGTTTATCTTCATCGGCGCACAACCTCATACCGATTGGTTACCCCCCACGATCCTGCGCAATGGGCCCGGTTTTATCCTTACAGGCACAGACCTCATCAACGATGGGCGATTGCCGGAAACATGGCAACTCGCGCGTACCCCGTTTGTGCTCGAGACGAGTATGCCCGGTGTCTTCGCGGTGGGCGATGTTCGCCACGGATCGGTCAAGCGAGTCGCCTCTGCGGTCGGCGCAGGCAGTATCGCAATCCAATACATCCAAGAATATCTGGGACAGCCCTTTTGA
- a CDS encoding pyridoxamine 5'-phosphate oxidase family protein, translating into MNQQQVMRILSDPLSQELLRSNIPARMAYTGTDGFPRVIAIGFYWNGTDFIMATHPKSPKVRALTQQPKVALTIDTNSFPPHVLTVRGAASIEIVDGVPWEYLEASHKFIAPEQWQNFEANVRATYKQMARIAVAPEWAQVYDFVTRAPRAIRS; encoded by the coding sequence ATGAATCAGCAGCAAGTCATGCGAATTCTCAGCGACCCACTTTCGCAGGAACTGCTTCGCTCGAATATTCCCGCGCGAATGGCCTATACTGGAACTGACGGCTTCCCGCGAGTCATCGCGATTGGCTTCTACTGGAACGGGACGGACTTCATCATGGCAACGCATCCCAAATCGCCCAAGGTGCGCGCCCTGACTCAGCAGCCCAAAGTCGCCCTGACGATTGACACCAATTCCTTCCCGCCGCATGTCCTGACCGTGCGCGGCGCGGCCAGCATTGAGATCGTGGATGGTGTCCCGTGGGAATATCTCGAAGCCTCGCACAAGTTCATCGCGCCTGAGCAGTGGCAGAACTTTGAAGCCAATGTTCGCGCCACCTACAAGCAGATGGCGCGCATTGCCGTCGCGCCCGAATGGGCGCAGGTCTACGACTTTGTCACCCGCGCGCCCCGAGCTATCCGATCCTAA
- a CDS encoding tyrosine-type recombinase/integrase, with translation MQPTSADLLQQWVQDLERKGRSVHTVAAYRRGVQHFIEWNQQAYDTPFDPAAIIPRDVRDWKAYQQTVEKAAPATINQRLVALSRFFTWAIASDLAKDDPTVEVGSLRLPARQPKGLSDKDLRKLLRAAKADGNARDYAMIELLAGTGLRVGELLALRVGDIELRNRSGQVTVRRGKHGNYRTVPLTLDVRKAMEDHLQNYSEADTPDAPLWTGVHGELSHRSSVMRILNKYTQQAGIEPVGPHVLRHTFATRYLNANPDDLRGLAALLGHASLNTVMIYTEPSLDDLAQRMERIETE, from the coding sequence GTGCAACCAACCTCAGCAGATCTACTCCAGCAGTGGGTGCAAGACCTGGAGCGCAAAGGGCGGAGCGTGCATACCGTTGCCGCCTACCGCCGAGGTGTCCAGCATTTCATCGAGTGGAACCAGCAGGCCTACGACACGCCCTTCGACCCAGCAGCGATTATTCCCCGCGACGTGCGCGACTGGAAAGCCTACCAGCAGACGGTCGAGAAGGCCGCGCCTGCGACCATCAACCAGCGGCTGGTAGCATTGTCCCGCTTCTTTACCTGGGCAATAGCCAGCGACTTGGCTAAGGATGACCCTACGGTAGAAGTGGGCAGCCTGCGATTACCAGCCCGTCAGCCCAAGGGATTGTCGGACAAAGACCTCCGCAAGTTGCTCCGGGCCGCGAAAGCGGACGGGAATGCGCGCGACTACGCCATGATTGAGCTGCTGGCCGGTACAGGCTTGAGGGTAGGGGAGTTACTGGCCCTGCGTGTAGGGGATATCGAACTTCGGAACCGTTCCGGTCAGGTTACTGTGCGTCGGGGGAAGCATGGTAATTACCGCACCGTGCCGCTGACGCTGGATGTGCGCAAGGCGATGGAGGACCACCTCCAGAATTATTCTGAGGCCGATACGCCAGATGCTCCATTGTGGACGGGCGTACACGGCGAGCTCAGCCACCGCAGTTCGGTGATGCGCATTCTCAATAAGTACACGCAACAGGCAGGGATTGAGCCTGTCGGCCCCCATGTCCTACGGCACACCTTTGCGACACGCTACCTCAATGCGAACCCCGATGACTTACGGGGTTTGGCAGCGCTGCTCGGGCACGCGAGCCTGAATACAGTCATGATCTACACGGAGCCAAGTCTCGACGATCTCGCTCAGCGCATGGAGCGGATTGAGACTGAGTAG